Sequence from the Clostridium butyricum genome:
GTTAAGTCAAAAGAAGAACTTGAAATTATACCAGGTATAAGTTCATTTCAATATTTAACATCTAAGGTTAAGCTTCCTTGGAACAATGCATATCTTGGCAGTCTTCATGGGAGAAAGGATGAATTTCTTACTAAGGTAAATGAGCATGAAGTAAGTATATGGCTTACAGATAAAGATAATACTCCAAGTGTATTATGTAAGACTCTTTATGAAGAAAAGATAGAATGCAGTGTGGTCATTGGTGAAAATTTATCTTATGATGATGAAGTAATAAATATGGGAGAGCCATTGGAATTTACAGATAAAAATTTTAGTGATTTAAATGTATTTGTAGTACATAAGACATTATCAAAAAAATAACGAGTCAGCCCGCAGGCATATTTGGATTTGATATGTCCTTTTATATGTTATATGCCTAAGAAATAAAAAGATTTTAATGTTTTTAGGAGGAAAAGTTTGAAATTTATTAAAGATGAAGAATTCATACGTGGAAAATGTCCAATGACTAAAGAAGAAATACGTATGCTTTCAATAAGTAAAATGAATTTAAATAGTAATTCAATAGTTTTAGATGTAGGAAGCGGTACTGGAAGTATTACAGTTCAAAGTGCAATAATATGTCCTTCTGGGGTAGTATATTCAATAGAAAAAGAAGAAGAGGCTTACAACGTAACTAAGAGTAATATTGATAAGTTTAAATGCAGTAATGTAGAACTTATAAAAAATGATGCAGATACTGCCCTTTCTGAATTTGATAAT
This genomic interval carries:
- the cbiT gene encoding precorrin-6Y C5,15-methyltransferase (decarboxylating) subunit CbiT, translating into MKFIKDEEFIRGKCPMTKEEIRMLSISKMNLNSNSIVLDVGSGTGSITVQSAIICPSGVVYSIEKEEEAYNVTKSNIDKFKCSNVELIKNDADTALSEFDNKNLKFDSIFIGGSSGKLKEIISKCDKLLKDDGTIVMNFITLDNAYKSIEILKELNYRIDISLINVSKNRGNTLMMIALNPIYIIQCLKC
- the cbiE gene encoding precorrin-6y C5,15-methyltransferase (decarboxylating) subunit CbiE, which codes for MIYIVGIGPGHPDYILPKAVKVMEQCDLIIGFKRAIDSLEFIPTEKVYMNKLSDLDKYICNNKIYEEYPNDNDSENSIKKIAVIASGDPTFYGITNYIKVKSKEELEIIPGISSFQYLTSKVKLPWNNAYLGSLHGRKDEFLTKVNEHEVSIWLTDKDNTPSVLCKTLYEEKIECSVVIGENLSYDDEVINMGEPLEFTDKNFSDLNVFVVHKTLSKK